From a single Micromonospora pallida genomic region:
- a CDS encoding GNAT family N-acetyltransferase, with protein MLTIRREEPGDAEAVAHVHVRSWQAGYAGIMPAEVLDRLNVVAWAQRRRDMATADPANPFTTLVAEAEGRVTGFATFGPYRINQSRAELDETRGEVVGLYVDPACWGDGTAGALLTAARAGLADRGWTTYRVWVLADNARAHRFYTRAGLSPDGEESTYPVPLSGGRAPLALAELRYVGRVDGD; from the coding sequence ATGCTCACCATCCGTCGGGAGGAACCCGGCGACGCCGAGGCGGTCGCCCACGTACACGTACGCAGTTGGCAGGCCGGCTACGCCGGGATCATGCCGGCGGAGGTGCTGGACCGGCTCAACGTCGTCGCCTGGGCGCAACGGCGACGGGACATGGCCACCGCCGACCCGGCGAACCCGTTCACCACGCTCGTCGCCGAGGCCGAGGGGCGGGTGACCGGATTCGCCACCTTCGGTCCGTACCGGATCAACCAGAGCCGGGCGGAGCTGGACGAGACCCGCGGCGAGGTCGTCGGGCTGTACGTCGACCCCGCCTGCTGGGGAGACGGGACGGCGGGCGCGCTGCTCACGGCGGCCCGGGCCGGGTTGGCCGACCGGGGGTGGACGACGTACCGGGTCTGGGTGCTCGCCGACAACGCGCGGGCCCACCGGTTCTACACGCGGGCCGGGTTGTCACCGGACGGCGAGGAGTCGACCTATCCGGTGCCGCTGTCCGGTGGACGCGCCCCGCTCGCCCTTGCCGAGCTGCGGTACGTCGGCCGGGTCGACGGCGACTGA
- a CDS encoding glycosyltransferase family 87 protein, producing MPQGARRTLGQVGLVVVLAAVVAWFLSVAAERHGFFDLEVYHGALTYWVHDGGEIYDYLKPRSKYGFTYPPFAALVMLPMAYLSWHVAILVSVTLSVLASAVVIWWLLDPVAVRAGWTRWFTLAVALCLAAAFEPMRETVNFGQVNMLLLFLVAVDLLWLAPRGSRWLGVGIGLATAIKLTPGIFLVYLLVTGRWRAAATATAVAGGATLLAAALFPDASREYWTQAFWNTDRVGELAFISNQSLQGVVARLDPGHPSTLLWLLLVAGTVLVWARRSRAAVAAGDEPTGFALTGVVMCLVSPVTWVHHLVWLIPALILLVDNAMAAPAGGRRRRGLLAFAAVAYLVLISRLVWHWERGFDGVDGFVFSNFYVWISLALLLALPIRRPAPTPTPDSTASPTADSVAVDPADVPQLGKGERGASTGQRHRIGRLLAVR from the coding sequence GTGCCCCAGGGGGCCAGACGGACGCTCGGGCAGGTCGGCTTGGTCGTCGTGCTCGCCGCGGTGGTGGCGTGGTTCCTCTCCGTAGCAGCCGAACGGCACGGCTTCTTCGACCTCGAGGTGTACCACGGGGCGCTGACGTACTGGGTGCACGACGGCGGCGAGATCTACGACTACCTCAAGCCCCGCAGCAAGTACGGCTTCACGTACCCGCCGTTCGCTGCCCTGGTCATGCTGCCGATGGCGTACCTGTCCTGGCATGTGGCGATCCTGGTCAGCGTGACGCTGAGCGTGCTCGCCAGCGCCGTGGTGATCTGGTGGCTGCTCGACCCGGTCGCGGTCCGGGCCGGATGGACCCGCTGGTTCACCCTGGCCGTGGCGCTCTGCCTGGCCGCCGCCTTCGAGCCGATGCGGGAGACGGTCAACTTCGGCCAGGTCAACATGCTGCTGCTCTTCCTGGTCGCGGTGGACCTGCTCTGGCTCGCCCCGCGCGGCAGCCGCTGGCTTGGCGTGGGCATCGGCCTGGCCACCGCGATCAAGCTGACCCCCGGCATCTTCCTGGTCTACCTGCTGGTCACCGGGCGCTGGCGGGCGGCGGCCACCGCGACGGCCGTGGCCGGCGGGGCGACCCTGCTGGCCGCCGCGCTCTTCCCGGACGCCTCCCGCGAGTACTGGACCCAGGCGTTCTGGAACACCGACCGGGTCGGCGAGCTGGCGTTCATCTCCAACCAGTCGTTGCAGGGCGTGGTGGCCCGGCTGGACCCGGGGCACCCCAGCACCCTGCTCTGGCTGCTGCTGGTCGCCGGCACCGTGCTGGTCTGGGCCCGCCGGAGCCGGGCGGCGGTGGCTGCCGGCGACGAGCCGACCGGCTTCGCCCTGACCGGCGTGGTGATGTGCCTGGTCAGCCCGGTGACCTGGGTGCACCACCTGGTCTGGCTGATCCCGGCGCTGATCCTGCTGGTCGACAACGCGATGGCCGCGCCGGCCGGCGGTCGTCGCCGCCGTGGCCTGCTCGCCTTCGCCGCCGTCGCCTACCTCGTGCTGATCAGCCGGCTGGTCTGGCACTGGGAGCGCGGCTTCGACGGCGTGGACGGCTTCGTGTTCAGCAACTTCTACGTCTGGATCAGCCTCGCGCTCCTGCTGGCCCTGCCGATCCGCCGGCCCGCACCGACCCCGACGCCCGACTCGACGGCCAGCCCGACGGCCGACTCAGTCGCCGTCGACCCGGCCGACGTACCGCAGCTCGGCAAGGGCGAGCGGGGCGCGTCCACCGGACAGCGGCACCGGATAGGTCGACTCCTCGCCGTCCGGTGA
- a CDS encoding GNAT family N-acetyltransferase, giving the protein MALGYVRPARPEDAGEIARIQLATWRVAYRRILPRHVLDNLDEGYLARQWTAAVQEPPSPAHRVLVAVEQAESSYLVGFTASGPADAEALAPEEPAESLGAEVAAVTDLLVEPRWGRRGHGSRLLAAAVDHWRTDGFTRAVAWAFDGDAATRKFLTGTGWEPDGAARALDVDDMLVPQLRLHVAVPTEPAQG; this is encoded by the coding sequence ATGGCTCTGGGCTACGTCCGCCCGGCGCGTCCGGAGGACGCCGGCGAGATCGCACGCATTCAACTCGCGACCTGGCGGGTCGCCTACCGGCGAATCCTGCCACGGCACGTGCTGGACAACCTGGACGAGGGGTACCTCGCCCGACAGTGGACCGCGGCGGTGCAGGAGCCGCCGTCGCCCGCCCACCGGGTGCTGGTCGCCGTCGAGCAGGCCGAGTCATCGTATCTGGTGGGGTTCACCGCGTCCGGTCCGGCCGACGCGGAGGCCCTCGCGCCGGAGGAGCCGGCCGAGTCGCTCGGCGCGGAGGTCGCGGCCGTGACCGACCTGCTGGTCGAGCCGCGCTGGGGCCGACGCGGGCACGGTAGCCGGCTGCTCGCGGCAGCGGTCGACCACTGGCGGACCGACGGCTTCACCCGGGCGGTGGCCTGGGCCTTCGACGGGGACGCGGCGACCCGGAAGTTCCTCACCGGCACCGGCTGGGAGCCGGACGGGGCGGCACGGGCGCTGGACGTCGACGACATGCTCGTCCCCCAGCTCCGCCTGCACGTGGCGGTGCCGACGGAGCCGGCGCAGGGTTGA
- a CDS encoding VOC family protein, protein MFRDTKAFSGFSVDDTDRAREFYEHTLGLRVSQTGGAGGLLTLHLAGDRDVLVYPKPDHVPATFTVLNFPVDDVDRAVDELTAKGVRLARYPGLPQDDKGVMRGNGPTIAWFTDPAGNIMSVIEQ, encoded by the coding sequence ATGTTCAGGGACACGAAAGCGTTCAGTGGGTTCTCGGTCGACGACACCGACCGCGCCCGCGAGTTCTACGAGCACACCCTCGGCCTGCGGGTGTCGCAGACCGGGGGCGCGGGCGGGCTGCTGACGCTGCACCTCGCCGGAGACCGGGACGTCCTGGTCTACCCCAAGCCGGACCACGTCCCGGCCACCTTCACGGTGCTCAACTTCCCGGTCGACGACGTGGACCGGGCGGTCGACGAGCTGACCGCGAAGGGGGTGCGGCTCGCCCGCTACCCGGGGCTGCCGCAGGACGACAAGGGGGTCATGCGCGGCAACGGGCCCACGATCGCCTGGTTCACCGACCCGGCCGGCAACATCATGTCGGTCATCGAGCAGTAG
- a CDS encoding carbohydrate ABC transporter permease produces the protein MALVTGPADAPPAPAGPGRRPDGARRLATTFLGYAILVFFGLVFLYPFVIQIASSLKTEPDAAANPLSPVPDPVDLNGFQRIFEGTDFPLWMGNSVLVTVLVTIGRVFFASLAGYALARLRFRGRAGLFAAVIAIMAVPGVVLLIPKFLVLNQLGMYDSYAALVVPLLVDAAGVFIMKQFFESIPVSVEEAARIDGAGAFRTFWSVVLPMAKPALITVTILSFQGSWNEFPHSLVAVQDPALFTLPRGLADLVSGSLGSGTQYPLKLGAALLATIPVAIIFVVFQRYFVRDANDGADKG, from the coding sequence ATGGCCCTGGTGACCGGACCGGCGGATGCTCCGCCGGCCCCCGCCGGCCCCGGCCGTCGTCCCGACGGCGCGCGCCGCCTGGCGACGACCTTCCTCGGGTACGCCATCCTGGTCTTCTTCGGGCTGGTGTTCCTCTACCCGTTCGTGATCCAGATCGCCAGCTCGTTGAAGACCGAGCCGGACGCGGCGGCGAACCCGCTCTCCCCGGTGCCCGACCCGGTCGACCTGAACGGATTCCAGCGGATCTTCGAGGGGACCGACTTTCCGCTCTGGATGGGCAACTCGGTGCTGGTCACCGTGCTGGTCACCATCGGCCGGGTGTTCTTCGCCTCGCTCGCCGGGTACGCCCTGGCCCGGCTGCGGTTCCGGGGCCGGGCCGGGCTGTTCGCGGCGGTCATCGCGATCATGGCGGTGCCCGGCGTGGTGCTGCTGATCCCGAAGTTCCTGGTGCTCAACCAGCTCGGCATGTACGACAGCTACGCCGCGCTGGTGGTGCCGCTGCTCGTCGACGCGGCCGGGGTCTTCATCATGAAGCAGTTCTTCGAGTCGATCCCGGTCAGCGTGGAGGAGGCGGCTCGCATCGACGGGGCCGGGGCGTTCCGGACCTTCTGGTCCGTGGTGCTGCCGATGGCGAAGCCGGCCCTGATCACGGTGACCATCCTCTCCTTCCAGGGCTCCTGGAACGAGTTTCCGCACAGCCTGGTCGCCGTGCAGGACCCGGCCCTGTTCACCCTGCCCCGGGGGCTGGCCGACCTGGTCAGCGGATCGCTCGGCTCGGGCACCCAGTACCCGCTCAAGCTGGGCGCGGCGCTGCTGGCCACCATCCCGGTGGCGATCATCTTCGTGGTCTTCCAGCGCTACTTCGTCCGGGACGCCAACGACGGCGCGGACAAGGGCTGA
- a CDS encoding carbohydrate ABC transporter permease, which produces MSRGPLLPAQPLPPHQHNAHQHNAHRTVATTAPEGGKMAIDALAAPATPSATPPGRRRRGGVRGNENLAGWIFVAPVVVILGLFMLLPILMAFWVSLTGWNGQGSPFQSGVPFVGADNYTRLFTEEGLARRDFMTSIRNNLYYVAIVVPAQTVLALGLALIVNNRMLRGRAFFRSAFYFPSVTSSVAISVVFLFLFANSGAINALLGAFGIDGPQWFADARGVLHILLGTVGVDQPPAALTSGGPFGLTWWDWLAGPSVAMVSIITLVVWTTSGTFMLMYLAALQNVPVALEEASTLDGASRWQRFRYVTLPLLRPTTFLVVTLGLIGTWQVFDQVYVMSQGDPAKTTLTPAYLSYRTAFRNFEYGSGAAISFVLFLIIIVLTLGQRWLMRDRDRDRDRAGRRSWRRRRVPGGS; this is translated from the coding sequence ATGAGCAGGGGACCCCTGCTACCAGCACAACCCCTACCGCCGCACCAGCACAACGCGCACCAGCACAACGCGCACCGCACCGTCGCAACCACCGCCCCGGAGGGAGGAAAGATGGCGATCGACGCGCTGGCCGCGCCGGCCACCCCGTCGGCCACGCCGCCCGGCAGGCGGCGTCGCGGCGGCGTACGCGGCAACGAGAACCTGGCGGGCTGGATCTTCGTGGCCCCCGTCGTGGTGATCCTCGGGCTGTTCATGCTGCTGCCGATCCTGATGGCGTTCTGGGTGAGCCTGACCGGCTGGAACGGCCAGGGCAGCCCGTTCCAGTCCGGGGTGCCCTTCGTGGGCGCCGACAACTACACCCGGCTGTTCACCGAAGAGGGGCTGGCCCGCCGGGACTTCATGACCAGCATCCGGAACAACCTCTACTACGTGGCGATCGTGGTGCCGGCGCAGACCGTACTGGCGCTCGGCCTCGCCCTGATCGTGAACAACCGGATGCTGCGGGGCAGGGCGTTCTTCCGGTCGGCGTTCTACTTCCCCTCGGTCACCAGCTCGGTGGCGATCAGCGTGGTGTTCCTCTTCCTGTTCGCCAACTCGGGCGCCATCAACGCGCTGCTCGGCGCGTTCGGCATCGACGGGCCGCAGTGGTTCGCCGACGCCCGGGGGGTGCTGCACATCCTGCTCGGCACGGTCGGCGTCGACCAGCCACCGGCTGCCCTGACCAGCGGCGGTCCGTTCGGCCTGACCTGGTGGGACTGGCTCGCCGGCCCCAGCGTGGCGATGGTCTCGATCATCACGCTGGTGGTCTGGACCACCTCCGGCACGTTCATGCTGATGTACCTGGCCGCGTTGCAGAACGTGCCGGTGGCCCTGGAGGAGGCGAGCACCCTGGACGGGGCGAGCCGCTGGCAACGGTTCCGGTACGTCACCCTGCCGCTGCTCAGGCCGACCACGTTCCTGGTGGTCACCCTCGGTCTGATCGGCACCTGGCAGGTCTTCGACCAGGTGTACGTGATGAGCCAGGGCGACCCGGCCAAGACCACGCTCACCCCGGCCTACCTGTCGTACCGGACCGCGTTCCGGAACTTCGAGTACGGCTCCGGAGCGGCCATCTCGTTCGTCCTGTTCCTGATCATCATCGTGCTGACCCTCGGTCAGCGTTGGCTGATGCGGGACCGGGACCGGGACCGGGACCGGGCCGGGCGGCGGTCGTGGCGGCGTCGGCGCGTACCGGGAGGATCCTGA
- a CDS encoding sugar ABC transporter substrate-binding protein — translation MAPRTIRRAAVAGLAAVALFGSAACGSGFDDSGDEATQSSGPAKLEILIGSSGEAETKAVQEAAAKWASESGNTATVTPAQDLTQQLGQALAGGSPPDVFYVDASRFADYASVGALEPYGDKISNSGDFYESLRQTFTYDGKFYCAPKDFSTLALQINTDLWTKAGLTDADVPTTWDQLTATARKLKAAGQVPLAIADTRDRLGAFMVQAGGWLTSEDGKQATGDTPENVQALTYVKTLLAEGLARYPKQLDAGWGGEAFGKGKAVMTIEGNWIKGALQNDFPNVKYKVVPLPAGPKGQGTLSFTNCWGIAAKSAHKEQAIKFVEAMTAGEQQMTFAKAFGVMPSRQSVRDQYTQQFPADKPFIDGAEYAQGPVNAPKMDSVLKDLDTSLNTLATGDPKAILARFDQNAKAALGGS, via the coding sequence ATGGCCCCTCGAACGATCCGCCGCGCGGCGGTGGCTGGCCTCGCCGCCGTCGCCCTGTTCGGCTCGGCTGCCTGCGGCAGCGGCTTCGACGACTCCGGCGACGAGGCCACCCAGTCCAGCGGACCGGCGAAGCTGGAGATCCTGATCGGCTCCTCCGGTGAGGCGGAGACCAAGGCGGTGCAGGAGGCCGCGGCGAAGTGGGCCAGCGAGTCCGGCAACACCGCCACGGTTACCCCCGCCCAGGACCTCACCCAGCAGCTCGGGCAGGCGCTCGCCGGCGGCAGTCCGCCGGACGTCTTCTACGTCGACGCCAGCCGCTTCGCCGACTACGCCAGCGTCGGCGCGCTCGAACCGTACGGCGACAAGATCAGCAACTCCGGCGACTTCTACGAGAGCCTGCGGCAGACGTTCACCTACGACGGCAAGTTCTACTGCGCGCCGAAGGACTTCTCCACCCTCGCCCTCCAGATCAACACCGACCTCTGGACGAAGGCCGGCCTCACCGACGCCGACGTCCCGACCACCTGGGACCAGCTCACCGCCACCGCCCGCAAGCTCAAGGCGGCCGGGCAGGTGCCGCTGGCGATCGCCGACACCCGGGACCGGCTCGGTGCCTTCATGGTCCAGGCCGGCGGCTGGCTGACCAGCGAGGACGGCAAGCAGGCCACCGGGGACACCCCGGAGAACGTGCAGGCCCTGACCTACGTCAAGACGCTGCTCGCCGAGGGGCTGGCCCGCTACCCGAAGCAGCTCGACGCCGGCTGGGGTGGCGAGGCGTTCGGCAAGGGCAAGGCAGTGATGACCATCGAGGGCAACTGGATCAAGGGTGCCCTCCAGAACGACTTCCCGAACGTCAAGTACAAGGTCGTCCCGCTGCCGGCCGGGCCGAAGGGGCAGGGCACCCTCTCCTTCACCAACTGCTGGGGCATCGCCGCGAAGAGCGCGCACAAGGAGCAGGCGATCAAGTTCGTCGAGGCGATGACCGCCGGCGAGCAGCAGATGACCTTCGCCAAGGCGTTCGGCGTGATGCCGTCCCGGCAGTCGGTCCGGGACCAGTACACCCAGCAGTTCCCGGCCGACAAGCCGTTCATCGACGGTGCCGAGTACGCCCAGGGGCCGGTGAACGCCCCCAAGATGGACAGCGTCCTGAAGGACCTGGACACCAGCCTGAACACCCTCGCCACGGGTGACCCGAAGGCGATCCTCGCCCGCTTCGACCAGAACGCCAAGGCGGCGCTCGGCGGCAGCTGA
- a CDS encoding LacI family DNA-binding transcriptional regulator yields MAQKVTIATVARQAGVSRQTVSNVLNSPHVVREETRQRVQEAIDALGYRTNQAARQMRTGRSRLIAVRIEPTRDGINGSVLDRFLHGLSETAGTAGYRVMLYTAADDTREIREYDDLLGAYDLDAFVLTGTKRGDPRTAWLTARDVPFVTFGRPWDDPTVHPWVDVDGADGTAQATRRLLALGHRRIGFVGWPVGSGVGDDRRLGWEHTLRAAGVDPTDLDRQTEDGIGEGERVARDLLDAPQPPTALVCASDSLALGALQAVRAADPAVPVIGFDDTPVAAAVGLTSVCQPLHQAAVRCVELLTGRLGDTPRQTHPQALLKPRLVLRQTA; encoded by the coding sequence GTGGCACAGAAGGTGACCATCGCGACGGTGGCCCGGCAGGCCGGGGTCAGCCGTCAGACGGTCTCCAACGTGCTCAACTCCCCGCACGTCGTGCGCGAGGAGACCCGCCAGCGGGTGCAGGAGGCGATCGACGCCCTCGGCTACCGGACCAACCAGGCCGCCCGGCAGATGCGGACCGGCCGGTCCCGGCTGATCGCCGTCCGCATCGAACCCACCCGGGACGGCATCAACGGCTCCGTGCTCGACCGCTTCCTGCACGGCCTCTCCGAGACCGCGGGCACCGCCGGCTACCGGGTGATGCTCTACACCGCCGCCGACGACACGCGGGAGATCCGGGAGTACGACGACCTGCTCGGCGCGTACGACCTCGATGCGTTCGTGCTCACCGGCACCAAGCGGGGCGACCCGCGTACCGCCTGGCTCACCGCCCGGGACGTGCCCTTCGTGACCTTCGGCCGCCCCTGGGACGACCCGACCGTCCACCCGTGGGTCGATGTGGACGGTGCCGACGGCACCGCCCAGGCCACCCGGCGGCTGCTCGCCCTCGGCCACCGGCGGATCGGCTTCGTCGGCTGGCCCGTCGGCTCCGGGGTGGGCGACGACCGGCGGCTCGGCTGGGAACACACCCTGCGGGCGGCCGGGGTCGACCCCACCGACCTGGACCGGCAGACCGAGGACGGCATCGGCGAGGGCGAGCGGGTCGCCCGTGACCTGCTCGACGCGCCCCAGCCGCCGACCGCCCTGGTCTGCGCCAGCGACTCGCTGGCCCTCGGTGCCCTCCAGGCCGTCCGCGCCGCCGACCCCGCCGTCCCGGTGATCGGATTCGACGACACCCCGGTGGCCGCTGCGGTCGGGCTGACCAGCGTCTGCCAGCCCCTGCACCAGGCCGCGGTGCGCTGCGTGGAACTGCTGACCGGCCGGCTCGGCGACACGCCCCGACAGACCCATCCCCAGGCGCTGCTGAAGCCCCGGCTGGTGCTCCGGCAGACCGCCTGA
- a CDS encoding glycogen debranching N-terminal domain-containing protein produces the protein MTERHLQPLLHELVGVVLAPTSALGDAAGQIQPVGVQGVFHADARVLSRAELRVDDREPEGLAAGPDGPHGARFVGVARWLGDPQPDPTVRVDRLRRVTPDGLTEELHVVSTASVPVRATVSIDLGCDLAPIEVVKSGGGRPALPAHPGPDGGFGWTAGGVTVTVHAEGATAYVDDERATAPRLAWPVDLPAGGGSTVLRWRLTVTDPRAVVVTPADGPDWGRPEVRADDRRLARLLDRSLADLRALRLADPAHPEDVFLGAGVPWYLTLFGRDSLWAARMMLPLGTGLAASTLRVLARRQGTRVDPATGEAPGKILHELRRHDFALSGELPLPPVYYGTVDATMLWVNLLHDAWRWGLAADQVEPLLPHMEAALGWLGEHADADGDGLIEYVDTTGHGLANQGWKDSGDSVRFADGTIAQAPIVLAEVQGYAYEAAMNGAALLDAFDRPGGDAWREYAHRLAERFRATFWVDGRHGPQPALALDRDKRPVDSLTSNIGHLLGTGLLDDAESAQVAKLLATEEMSGGFGLRTMSREDGGFSPLSYHCGSVWTHDTAIVLGGLARAGFHDAARTLAEGLLRTAEAFDYRLPELFGGDDRDALGRPVPYPAACRPQAWSAASAVLLVQAAVGLYPDVPNGLVALRPLAGPELGAVAVSGLRIAGTPVDVAVTSYGEVSLTNAPAGLAPGHLPTVPAPRKDTEALPFR, from the coding sequence GTGACCGAACGGCACCTGCAACCCCTGCTGCACGAGCTGGTCGGCGTCGTCCTCGCCCCCACCAGCGCCCTCGGCGACGCGGCCGGGCAGATCCAACCGGTCGGCGTGCAGGGCGTCTTCCACGCCGACGCCCGGGTGCTCTCCCGGGCCGAGCTGCGCGTCGACGACCGGGAGCCGGAGGGGCTGGCCGCCGGCCCGGACGGCCCGCACGGCGCCCGCTTCGTCGGCGTCGCCCGCTGGCTCGGCGACCCGCAACCCGATCCCACCGTCCGCGTCGACCGGCTGCGCCGGGTCACCCCCGACGGCCTGACCGAGGAACTGCACGTGGTCTCCACCGCCTCGGTTCCGGTCCGGGCCACGGTCAGCATCGACCTCGGCTGCGACCTGGCCCCGATCGAGGTGGTCAAGTCCGGCGGCGGACGGCCCGCCCTGCCGGCCCACCCCGGACCGGACGGCGGATTCGGCTGGACGGCCGGCGGGGTCACCGTCACGGTGCACGCCGAGGGCGCGACCGCGTACGTCGACGACGAGCGTGCCACCGCACCCCGGCTCGCCTGGCCGGTCGACCTGCCCGCCGGTGGCGGCAGCACCGTGCTGCGCTGGCGGCTGACCGTCACCGACCCCCGGGCCGTCGTGGTGACCCCGGCGGACGGCCCCGACTGGGGTCGACCCGAGGTACGCGCCGACGATCGCCGCCTGGCCCGGCTGCTCGACCGCTCCCTGGCCGACCTACGCGCGCTGCGCCTGGCCGACCCCGCCCACCCGGAGGACGTCTTCCTCGGCGCGGGCGTGCCCTGGTACCTCACCCTGTTCGGCCGGGACAGCCTCTGGGCGGCCCGGATGATGCTGCCCCTCGGCACCGGGCTGGCCGCCAGCACACTGCGGGTGCTCGCCCGCAGGCAGGGCACCCGGGTCGATCCGGCCACCGGCGAGGCGCCCGGCAAGATCCTGCACGAGCTGCGCCGGCACGATTTCGCCCTCTCCGGCGAACTGCCGCTGCCACCGGTCTACTACGGCACGGTCGACGCCACCATGCTCTGGGTCAACCTGCTGCACGACGCCTGGCGCTGGGGACTCGCGGCCGACCAGGTCGAGCCGCTGCTGCCGCACATGGAGGCCGCGCTGGGCTGGCTCGGTGAGCACGCCGACGCCGACGGCGACGGGCTCATCGAGTACGTCGACACCACCGGCCACGGCCTGGCCAACCAGGGCTGGAAGGACTCCGGCGACTCGGTGCGCTTCGCCGACGGCACGATCGCGCAGGCGCCGATCGTGCTGGCCGAGGTGCAGGGGTACGCATACGAGGCGGCGATGAACGGGGCGGCCCTGCTCGACGCGTTCGACCGCCCCGGCGGGGACGCCTGGCGGGAGTACGCGCACCGGCTCGCCGAGCGGTTCCGCGCCACCTTCTGGGTGGACGGCCGGCACGGCCCGCAGCCCGCCCTCGCCCTGGACCGGGACAAGCGCCCGGTCGACTCGCTGACCAGCAACATCGGTCACCTGCTCGGCACCGGCCTGCTCGACGACGCCGAGTCCGCCCAGGTGGCGAAGCTGCTCGCCACCGAGGAGATGAGCGGCGGCTTCGGGCTGCGCACCATGTCCCGGGAGGACGGCGGGTTCAGTCCGTTGTCGTACCACTGCGGCTCGGTCTGGACCCACGACACCGCGATCGTGCTCGGCGGGCTGGCCCGGGCCGGGTTCCACGACGCCGCCCGGACCCTCGCCGAGGGGCTGCTCCGCACCGCCGAGGCGTTCGACTACCGGCTGCCGGAGCTGTTCGGCGGCGACGACCGGGACGCGCTGGGCCGGCCGGTGCCGTACCCGGCGGCCTGCCGCCCGCAGGCGTGGTCGGCGGCGAGCGCGGTGCTCCTCGTCCAGGCCGCGGTCGGTCTCTACCCGGACGTTCCCAACGGGCTGGTGGCGCTGCGCCCGCTCGCCGGCCCCGAACTGGGCGCCGTCGCGGTGAGCGGTCTACGGATCGCCGGCACCCCCGTCGACGTGGCCGTCACCAGCTACGGCGAGGTCAGCCTGACCAACGCCCCCGCCGGCCTGGCCCCGGGGCACCTGCCCACCGTGCCCGCCCCGCGCAAGGACACCGAGGCCCTGCCGTTCCGCTGA
- the dapB gene encoding 4-hydroxy-tetrahydrodipicolinate reductase, whose translation MTDVQEKRRDEPVRVGVLGARGRMGAEVCKAVAAAGDLELVATIDQGDGLTIASAADVVVDFTTPDVVMDNLRWLIDQGISAVVGTTGFTEQRLEQVRGWLADRPGVGVLIAPNFGIGAVLMMQFAARAARHFESVEIIEQHHPRKLDAPSGTATHTARLIAQARADAGLGPSPDATASEVRGARGADIDGVRVHAVRATGLVAHQEVLFGTAGETLTIRHDSYDRASFMPGVLLAVREVRHRPGLTIGLDPLL comes from the coding sequence GTGACTGACGTGCAGGAGAAGCGACGCGACGAGCCGGTCCGGGTCGGCGTACTGGGCGCCCGGGGCCGGATGGGTGCCGAGGTGTGCAAGGCCGTCGCGGCGGCCGGCGACCTCGAACTGGTGGCGACGATCGACCAGGGGGACGGGCTCACCATCGCCTCCGCCGCCGACGTGGTCGTCGACTTCACCACCCCGGACGTGGTGATGGACAACCTGCGCTGGCTGATCGACCAGGGGATCAGCGCGGTGGTGGGCACCACCGGCTTCACCGAGCAGCGGCTGGAGCAGGTGCGCGGCTGGCTGGCCGACCGGCCCGGGGTGGGCGTGCTGATCGCGCCGAACTTCGGCATCGGCGCGGTGCTGATGATGCAGTTCGCCGCCCGGGCCGCCCGGCACTTCGAGTCGGTGGAGATCATCGAACAGCACCACCCGCGCAAGCTGGACGCGCCCAGCGGCACGGCCACGCACACCGCCCGGCTGATCGCGCAGGCCCGCGCCGACGCCGGCCTGGGGCCGTCACCCGATGCCACCGCCAGCGAGGTGCGGGGTGCGCGCGGCGCCGACATCGACGGGGTACGCGTCCACGCGGTCCGGGCCACCGGCCTGGTCGCGCACCAGGAGGTCCTCTTCGGCACCGCCGGGGAGACGCTCACCATCCGGCACGACTCCTACGACCGGGCCTCCTTCATGCCCGGCGTCCTGCTCGCCGTCCGTGAGGTCCGGCACCGGCCCGGCCTCACCATCGGCCTCGACCCGCTCCTCTGA